The genomic segment CGCGTCAAATCAGGTGCAACTGGCTGCGCCGCAGCCTCTCCCGTCAAAACCGCAAGTGTAATCTTTCGCGTTTGCAAAGAAGTATCAAGCCGGAGCACAATCCGGTCAATCCGCTGCTGCGCCGTGGTGCTCGCGAGATTGAGCTGTTTTTTCCCGGTATTATTGTCTTTCAGCCAATAGCCATAGCCCTGCACCATCGCCGCGCCATAGTCGATCGTGACGGAAAGGCCGTTTCCCGGAGAGACGCTCAAATTCTCCCCCAGCTTCCACACACCATCCTTCAAAAACATGCGGAAGTATTCCGCAAAATCATCCGCGTAATAGGAGTTATCGTTCTCCACACTGTCAAAAAATCTGCTTTCCTCTAATGCCATTATCGCACTGCCTCCATTTTTCGTATTTCATCTAAAATATTTTGCTGCCTCTTGCCGAAGGTAACGCTGATTTTCCGTTCCCCTTTTTCATAACTTTCGGAGATTTCCGTAATCTGCGCATCCTTTTCCAATCCAGTCGTTCTGCTCTGCACAGTTACAATATCGCCCAAATCGTAGTCCTCTCCATAAACAAAAGGGCCTGTGGGCGTAATCGTTCCAGTCAGCGTCTCTGTCAAAACGCTGTTTTCCAGCTTATGGTTTGCCTCATAAATCAGATCCTCCACAAGCTCAATATTTCCGCAGTCCAGCCAGCTCTCCCGGCGTTCCAGCCCTGCCGCATTCTCCCGGAATACCGTCTGAACCAGCCGCGCCTCGCCTTCTCCTGTGCCGCCCGCATAGGCCGCATTGACAATCGGCTTTGTATCCATCGAGTATTTCGTCGTGGCCATATTATGGTAGGCTGTAGAAAAAATCACCGGGAAATTGCTGGAGGCAGTGTGATCCACGCCTGGAATGACATCAAATATCATCTGCTCATTTTCCAAATCCAGCGCAATATCATAGCCCATTCCGGCATATTCTCCCAGCGCTTTATACACTGCGTCCAGTCCCTCAAACCGCGAAGACCACCGCCCAGCCTTGCCCCTGCTTTGATCTGGCGCAATCAAGAGGTTTGGAATTTTCCTGCTCGCATCCAGCGGCTCCACCAGATGCTTGCTCGCATAATGCTTAAATATGCTCTCCGCCGGGGCTTCAGGCTCCCCCGGCCGCGGGAAACGATCGTATCCGAAAAGCAGCTGCTCGTCGTCCGTATCCGGCACAGTTACGCGCCTGCCCACAATTCCTTTGAGCTGCACCCCATATGCCGCTATCTCCGCGCCTTTTTTGCTCTCGCTTATCTCAATCTTAGTCAAAATCCCCGGTTTATCCGGCGTAATAAAGACAATGCGCCCGGGCTTCAGCTCTTCCGCTCCAAAAGCGCCAAACGGAATATGCATCTCTATCTCCCCAACCTCATATAGTTTGCGCTTCAGCTGGAAATTGGTATACCCGACAATCGCTGCCGCCAGCGTAAAATCCGGCTCAATCACATGAAGCATATTCATATCTATACGCCTCCATAGCGGTCGTAGGCGCGCACGATGATCTCGCTGGCCGTGCTGTCGTCTTCCGAGAAGTATTGCAGCTTGTTTTCACCCGGCTCTAATTGCAGGAATGTGCTTGTGGCATCCAGATATCCCATCGCCTTCTCCACCGAGCCGCTGGCACGGGTAATCGTAACCTGCATTTGCTGCGGATCTGTATGAATGGACAGAACGTCCCCCGCAAACAGTTCCCGCTTGACCCGAATATATTCTCCCGTCGCAACTTTTCGTATCTCCGGGTTGACCGCCGGGCCCGTAATCGTGACTTCAACTGGTGCAGGTTTATCACCAAGATTGTAAATACTGCCCGCATAGCCTCTGGCGCCAAAGCGCACGCCGCTCTCGCTGTCAATTTCCAGCGGGAATTCCATGCCGCCATCCACATAGGCAATGCGCGCCGCCTGCTGGCTCATGCCCCGCCAATCCGAATCGGGGCAGTAAAACACAATTTGCACCGAGGTATGGTACAGCCCCTGCCGGTTGACTGGCTGCGGCCCTTTCTTGACGATTGCCGGAATCCAGACTTTGATATAGTCGTTTTGGTATTCCAGAAGCCCCATCTTGCCCTCTTTGGATTGCCCCGGCGAGAGCAGCGCCATCAGCTTCTGGCGGTTTTCATAAAGCTTTTTTCGGTTCTCCCCATAAATATGGACGCTTGCGGTGATTTCCCGATCGCCCATATACAGCCCATGAAAATACTTCCCGTCTACAAAAGCAGGCTCCGAAGTGAGCAGGGTAACATCTTCCGCCCCTGTTCCCGTTACTTTCTCCAATACAAAAGGAGGCCCCTTTTCCAAGACGACCTCCTTCCCATGAGGGTTCACATATCTGATTCTTTGCATATCTTCTCCTATAGGTTTGCCAGTTGTTCTGCAAGCCGCTCCATCTCTCTGCGAATTTCCGTCGGGCTTTCCACCGGCTGATTGAAAATCATCGTGATCTGCGGCGCAGATGCTGCAATCGATCCTGTGGCGGCCGCGCTATTCTGCATTCCGGTGGCGACGCCGTGTGTCCGATAAAACTCATCCGCGGCCTGCGTCGCGATGCTGGCAATCTGATTCTGGTACTGCGAGAATTTCGCGGTCAGCCCGCCAAA from the Christensenellaceae bacterium 44-20 genome contains:
- a CDS encoding siphovirus ReqiPepy6 Gp37-like family protein, which produces MNMLHVIEPDFTLAAAIVGYTNFQLKRKLYEVGEIEMHIPFGAFGAEELKPGRIVFITPDKPGILTKIEISESKKGAEIAAYGVQLKGIVGRRVTVPDTDDEQLLFGYDRFPRPGEPEAPAESIFKHYASKHLVEPLDASRKIPNLLIAPDQSRGKAGRWSSRFEGLDAVYKALGEYAGMGYDIALDLENEQMIFDVIPGVDHTASSNFPVIFSTAYHNMATTKYSMDTKPIVNAAYAGGTGEGEARLVQTVFRENAAGLERRESWLDCGNIELVEDLIYEANHKLENSVLTETLTGTITPTGPFVYGEDYDLGDIVTVQSRTTGLEKDAQITEISESYEKGERKISVTFGKRQQNILDEIRKMEAVR
- a CDS encoding phage tail domain-containing protein, which codes for MQRIRYVNPHGKEVVLEKGPPFVLEKVTGTGAEDVTLLTSEPAFVDGKYFHGLYMGDREITASVHIYGENRKKLYENRQKLMALLSPGQSKEGKMGLLEYQNDYIKVWIPAIVKKGPQPVNRQGLYHTSVQIVFYCPDSDWRGMSQQAARIAYVDGGMEFPLEIDSESGVRFGARGYAGSIYNLGDKPAPVEVTITGPAVNPEIRKVATGEYIRVKRELFAGDVLSIHTDPQQMQVTITRASGSVEKAMGYLDATSTFLQLEPGENKLQYFSEDDSTASEIIVRAYDRYGGV